In Brevibacillus brevis, a genomic segment contains:
- the lspA gene encoding signal peptidase II, translating into MLYYLIAVIIIALDQWTKHLVLTYMERGESIPLIANVFHLTSHRNMGAAFGILQNQRWLFIVITLAVVIGIIYSLIRIGKKQPRVSFALSLVLGGAVGNFIDRATTGQVVDFLDFTLINFPIFNVADMAITIGVVLLLLDVLLEGKKQGR; encoded by the coding sequence TTGTTGTATTATCTCATTGCTGTCATCATTATCGCGCTTGATCAGTGGACCAAGCATCTGGTTTTGACCTATATGGAGCGGGGAGAGTCGATTCCCCTCATCGCAAACGTGTTTCATCTCACCTCCCACCGCAACATGGGAGCAGCATTCGGCATCTTGCAAAATCAACGCTGGCTGTTCATCGTCATCACGCTGGCAGTTGTCATCGGCATCATCTATTCCCTGATCCGCATCGGCAAAAAGCAGCCCCGCGTATCGTTTGCCCTCTCGCTCGTGCTGGGCGGCGCAGTGGGCAATTTCATCGACCGTGCGACTACGGGCCAAGTCGTGGATTTCCTTGACTTCACGCTGATCAACTTCCCGATTTTCAACGTGGCGGACATGGCCATTACGATCGGGGTTGTGCTGCTCTTGCTGGATGTATTGCTCGAGGGGAAAAAACAGGGCCGGTAA
- a CDS encoding dihydroorotase yields MGTILGNGKLLNQTGELIPAEVLVEDGRVTAMGESIPRDGHEWVDCKDGLISAGLIDVHVHLREPGFEHKETIETGAKAAVRGGFTTICCMPNTRPSIDSVETVTYILEKAREAGMARVIPYGAITVRQLGKELTDFAGLKEAGIFALTDDGVGVQSTAMMKKAMQAAKELGISIVAHCEDDDLLIPGAALHDGEVAKRHGLPGIPSESESIHVGRDILLAEQTGVHYHVCHISAKESVRLVRDGKRAGVNVTCEVTPHHLLLCDEDIPENLDTNWKMNPPLRSREDRAALIAGLKDGTIDMIATDHAPHTAEEKANGINRAPFGIVGSETAFPLLYTHFVQTGELTLKELVELLTIKPAAAFGLPYGRLEVGAPADLTVIDLETEKKIDPAAFASKGTNTPFAGWACKGWPILTLVEGRIVHQEA; encoded by the coding sequence ATGGGAACCATCCTTGGCAACGGCAAACTACTAAATCAAACAGGAGAATTGATCCCGGCGGAAGTGCTGGTGGAAGACGGACGCGTCACAGCGATGGGAGAGTCCATCCCGCGTGACGGCCATGAGTGGGTAGACTGCAAAGACGGCCTGATCAGCGCCGGACTCATCGATGTCCATGTGCATTTGCGCGAGCCGGGCTTCGAACATAAAGAAACGATCGAGACAGGAGCGAAGGCGGCGGTGCGCGGCGGCTTCACAACCATTTGCTGCATGCCGAACACTCGTCCTTCTATCGACAGCGTCGAAACGGTGACATACATCCTGGAAAAAGCGCGTGAAGCAGGCATGGCCCGCGTGATTCCGTACGGTGCGATAACCGTCAGACAGCTGGGGAAAGAGCTGACCGACTTCGCCGGGCTCAAAGAAGCGGGCATTTTCGCCCTGACAGATGACGGCGTAGGCGTACAGTCGACCGCCATGATGAAAAAAGCGATGCAAGCGGCGAAAGAACTGGGCATCTCTATCGTCGCGCACTGCGAGGATGATGACCTCCTGATCCCGGGCGCCGCCTTGCACGATGGAGAAGTGGCAAAGCGCCACGGATTGCCGGGCATTCCGTCCGAGTCCGAATCGATTCACGTCGGCCGCGACATTTTGCTGGCGGAGCAAACAGGCGTCCACTATCACGTCTGCCACATCAGCGCGAAAGAATCCGTACGCCTGGTGCGGGACGGGAAGCGCGCCGGAGTCAACGTGACATGCGAAGTAACGCCGCACCACCTGCTTTTGTGTGACGAAGACATTCCAGAAAATCTGGATACCAACTGGAAAATGAATCCGCCGCTGCGCTCCCGCGAAGACCGGGCGGCACTGATCGCGGGTCTGAAAGACGGCACGATCGACATGATCGCGACCGACCACGCGCCGCATACGGCGGAAGAGAAAGCGAACGGAATCAACCGCGCGCCATTCGGAATCGTCGGCTCCGAAACGGCATTCCCGCTGCTCTACACGCACTTCGTGCAAACGGGGGAGCTGACCTTGAAAGAACTGGTGGAGCTGTTGACCATCAAACCGGCTGCAGCATTTGGACTGCCCTACGGACGCCTGGAAGTGGGCGCTCCGGCTGACCTGACCGTCATCGATCTGGAAACGGAGAAGAAAATCGATCCGGCGGCATTTGCCAGCAAAGGAACCAACACGCCATTCGCAGGTTGGGCATGCAAAGGCTGGCCCATTCTCACCTTGGTAGAGGGCAGGATCGTACATCAAGAAGCGTAG
- a CDS encoding carbamoyl phosphate synthase small subunit, producing the protein MRARLILEDGTEFIGTAFGATKETYGEVVFNTGLTGYQEVLSDPSYCGQIVTMTYPLIGNYGINRDDFEAVRPYIHGFVVREHCEAPSNWRNTQTLDELLKTYDIPGISGVDTRMLTRKIRYHGTMKGMITTSEAPLAELVAALQSTSLMTDQVSRVSTKSVFSCPGTGYRVALVDFGAKHGILRELTKRNCDVVVLPYNVTAEEIRRIQPDGILLSNGPGDPKDVPEAIEMIKGILGEYPLFGICLGHQLFALASGADTMKMKFGHRGGNHPVKELPTGRTYITSQNHSYAVKEESLQGTELEITHIALNDGTVEGLRNAAKQAFSVQYHPEAAPGPYDSGYLFDQFLAMLETAKEEKNYAKTR; encoded by the coding sequence ATGCGAGCAAGACTGATCTTGGAAGACGGAACAGAGTTTATCGGCACGGCGTTTGGTGCGACGAAGGAGACCTACGGCGAGGTCGTGTTCAATACCGGATTGACAGGCTATCAGGAGGTATTGTCCGACCCGTCCTACTGCGGACAGATCGTGACCATGACCTACCCGCTGATCGGGAACTACGGAATCAACCGGGATGACTTTGAAGCCGTCCGGCCGTACATTCACGGCTTCGTTGTGCGCGAGCATTGCGAAGCGCCGAGCAACTGGCGCAATACCCAGACACTCGATGAACTGCTGAAGACGTACGACATCCCGGGAATCAGCGGCGTGGACACGCGGATGCTGACGAGAAAGATCCGCTACCACGGCACGATGAAGGGGATGATCACCACAAGTGAGGCTCCGCTCGCAGAACTGGTGGCAGCACTCCAATCTACGTCCCTCATGACTGATCAAGTGTCGCGCGTATCGACCAAGAGCGTGTTCAGCTGTCCGGGTACCGGATACAGAGTGGCACTCGTCGATTTCGGCGCGAAGCACGGGATTTTGCGCGAGCTGACCAAGCGCAATTGCGACGTCGTCGTGCTGCCGTACAACGTCACAGCGGAGGAGATTCGCCGGATTCAACCGGACGGCATCCTCTTGTCCAACGGCCCAGGGGATCCAAAGGACGTGCCGGAAGCGATCGAGATGATCAAAGGAATCCTGGGCGAGTACCCACTTTTCGGAATCTGCCTGGGGCACCAGCTGTTCGCACTGGCGTCGGGCGCAGACACCATGAAAATGAAGTTCGGCCATCGCGGCGGAAACCACCCGGTGAAAGAGCTGCCGACCGGACGCACCTATATTACATCGCAAAACCACAGCTACGCGGTGAAGGAAGAATCGCTCCAGGGCACGGAGCTGGAAATCACCCACATCGCCTTGAACGACGGAACGGTAGAAGGGCTGCGCAACGCAGCGAAGCAGGCGTTCTCCGTGCAATACCACCCGGAAGCGGCCCCTGGCCCGTACGACTCCGGATACTTGTTCGACCAATTTCTAGCCATGCTCGAAACCGCCAAGGAGGAGAAAAACTATGCCAAAACACGCTGA
- a CDS encoding serine/threonine protein kinase has protein sequence MRIDQHVLDSFLQEVKIESRSPDDPVVVLHTPYPWEVVGTGNYAAVFAHPDYPRLVLKLYAPGRPGWEQEVEVYRKLGETPSFPACYHYGEGYLVLKRIQGIPLFDCVRYGIPIPPQVIEDVEAALAEARKRGLYPHDVHGKNVLMDQGRGYLIDVSDYYKNIPDSKWKDLRKAYYRIYLPFLKDRGWKFPLWVLDAVRKGYRLYKKARRLFG, from the coding sequence ATGCGTATCGATCAACACGTGCTGGATAGCTTTTTGCAAGAGGTCAAAATCGAAAGCCGCTCTCCGGATGATCCCGTTGTCGTCCTGCATACCCCTTACCCGTGGGAGGTGGTCGGCACCGGCAATTACGCTGCAGTTTTCGCCCATCCCGACTACCCGAGACTGGTGCTCAAGCTGTACGCACCCGGACGCCCGGGCTGGGAGCAGGAGGTCGAGGTGTATCGGAAGCTGGGAGAGACGCCTTCTTTTCCCGCCTGCTACCATTATGGGGAAGGGTACTTGGTGCTGAAGCGGATCCAGGGCATCCCTCTGTTCGATTGCGTGCGCTACGGCATACCGATTCCGCCCCAGGTGATTGAAGATGTGGAGGCGGCACTTGCGGAAGCGAGGAAGAGAGGGCTGTATCCCCACGATGTCCACGGAAAAAACGTACTCATGGATCAAGGTCGCGGCTATTTGATTGACGTCTCGGACTATTACAAAAACATTCCGGACAGCAAGTGGAAAGATTTGCGCAAGGCCTATTACCGCATCTATCTTCCGTTCTTAAAGGACCGCGGCTGGAAATTCCCGCTGTGGGTGCTGGATGCCGTGCGCAAAGGGTATCGGCTGTACAAAAAGGCACGCCGCTTGTTCGGGTAG
- a CDS encoding glycoside hydrolase family 15 protein, with product MPRPLVVGNGRLLINFDDRLHMRDLYFPYVGQLNHVGGHFSKLGVWVQGRFSWLDEDGWRRSLGYGKESLVTDVHARHDHLGLSLRIADGVHQRDPIYLKKIRVRNLASEAREVRLFFNHDFSLNETEVGDTAVYDPVLRTVYHYKRNVYIMVNGKTHEAGIDQYSLGIKRFNYAEGTWRDAEDGILSGNPIAQGSVDSTISFHLMLPPQGEASLDYWMCIGESYEAVKTLNQYVLESDPERLLNRVAVYWQRWVNKEERDFADLPPEVVQLYKTSLLLVRTQIDQHGAILAANDSDILQFNRDHYSYMWPRDGALIACAMAKAGYTGVVAPFFRFCADALNEEGYLLHKYNPDGSVGSSWHPYLSDGEIQLPIQEDETALVLYALWEQYKCGKQIEDCQALYPTLVRPAARFLLQYIEPTLQLPKPSYDLWEERRGIFTFTSATVFAGLKAAARFAQLFGDDRRYRRYDEGAERIREAMLTHLYDPGLGRFLRGIYLRKDGRIDKDFTVESSLFSVYALGVLPVDDPRVLSTMEAVKRSLRVDTEVGGFARYQGDAYFKKSHDTERVPGNPWIICTLWVADYEIAKARTIEELQEPKSRLSWVVRHALQSGVLSEQLDPYTGAPVSVAPLTWSHATFVATVLRYLEKVKELT from the coding sequence ATGCCGAGACCGCTCGTGGTCGGAAACGGAAGACTGCTGATCAACTTTGACGACAGGCTTCACATGCGCGATCTCTACTTCCCTTATGTGGGGCAGCTGAATCACGTGGGAGGGCATTTCAGCAAGCTGGGGGTGTGGGTGCAGGGTCGCTTTTCCTGGCTGGATGAGGACGGATGGAGACGCTCGCTCGGCTACGGAAAAGAGTCTCTCGTCACCGACGTGCACGCCCGGCACGATCATCTGGGCCTCTCGCTGCGGATCGCGGATGGCGTACACCAGCGGGATCCGATCTATCTGAAGAAGATCCGGGTGCGCAATCTGGCCAGCGAGGCCAGGGAAGTGCGGCTGTTTTTCAACCATGACTTTAGCCTCAACGAAACCGAGGTGGGAGACACCGCCGTGTACGATCCCGTGCTGCGCACCGTCTATCACTATAAACGCAACGTGTACATCATGGTCAACGGGAAGACGCATGAGGCCGGCATCGACCAGTACAGCCTCGGCATCAAACGTTTCAACTACGCCGAAGGGACGTGGCGGGATGCGGAGGACGGAATCCTCTCCGGCAATCCGATCGCCCAAGGCTCGGTCGACAGCACCATTTCTTTTCACCTGATGCTGCCGCCGCAGGGCGAAGCCTCACTGGATTACTGGATGTGCATCGGCGAATCGTACGAGGCGGTCAAGACGTTGAACCAATACGTACTGGAAAGCGATCCGGAGCGTCTATTGAACCGGGTGGCCGTCTACTGGCAGCGATGGGTGAACAAGGAAGAGCGGGATTTCGCCGACTTGCCGCCGGAGGTCGTCCAGCTGTACAAAACCAGCCTGCTCTTGGTCCGTACCCAGATCGACCAGCACGGAGCGATCCTGGCGGCCAACGACTCTGACATCCTCCAGTTCAACCGCGACCATTACAGCTACATGTGGCCGCGGGACGGCGCTCTGATCGCGTGCGCCATGGCAAAGGCAGGCTATACCGGCGTAGTCGCCCCTTTCTTCCGCTTTTGCGCGGACGCCCTGAACGAAGAAGGCTATTTGCTGCACAAGTACAACCCGGACGGCTCTGTGGGATCGAGCTGGCACCCGTATTTGTCCGACGGAGAAATCCAGCTGCCTATCCAGGAGGATGAGACGGCCTTGGTTTTGTACGCCTTGTGGGAGCAATACAAATGCGGGAAGCAGATCGAGGATTGCCAGGCGCTGTACCCGACGCTCGTACGTCCGGCAGCGCGGTTTCTGCTCCAGTACATCGAGCCGACTCTGCAGCTGCCGAAGCCGAGCTACGACCTGTGGGAGGAACGCAGAGGGATTTTTACGTTTACCAGCGCGACGGTGTTTGCCGGGCTAAAGGCTGCTGCCCGCTTTGCGCAGCTGTTCGGCGACGACCGTCGCTACAGGCGGTACGATGAAGGAGCCGAGCGCATCCGGGAAGCCATGCTGACCCATCTGTACGACCCCGGGCTGGGCAGGTTTTTGCGCGGCATTTACCTGCGCAAGGACGGCCGTATCGACAAAGATTTTACCGTGGAGAGCAGTTTGTTTTCCGTTTATGCGCTTGGCGTGTTGCCCGTGGATGATCCTCGCGTCCTAAGCACGATGGAGGCGGTAAAGCGCAGTCTTCGGGTGGACACCGAAGTGGGTGGGTTTGCACGCTACCAGGGCGATGCCTATTTCAAAAAGTCGCACGACACGGAAAGGGTGCCGGGAAATCCGTGGATCATCTGCACGCTGTGGGTGGCCGACTATGAGATCGCCAAGGCGCGGACGATTGAAGAGCTGCAGGAGCCGAAGAGCAGGCTGAGCTGGGTCGTTCGTCATGCGCTGCAAAGCGGAGTGCTGTCCGAGCAGCTCGATCCGTACACAGGAGCACCGGTGTCAGTCGCTCCCCTGACCTGGTCGCATGCGACGTTTGTCGCGACCGTGCTGCGCTATTTGGAGAAGGTGAAAGAGCTGACGTAA
- a CDS encoding aspartate carbamoyltransferase catalytic subunit yields MNNTGHLIGLKEMTREQIERLLDRAAYWADRPGEQADILRGRFVANLFFEASTRTRFSFEVAQKRLGAHVLNFIPETSSAVKGETVYDTIRTLEAMGVEAAVIRTKKEGLLQELAASVDLRLINAGDGTNEHPTQCLLDLLTMKQQFGRLEGLTVSIIGDLRHSRVLGSHLHALPKLGVKLLLSGPASMMPQPAQIPSGVKVVGMDEAVQTADVVMMLRVQLERHTESLYISKEEYHQAHGLTLERARSMKPGAVIMHPAPVNRGVEIHTDLVESATSLIQKQVTNGVATRMAVLETLLKGSEGQWEPSLATANY; encoded by the coding sequence ATGAACAACACGGGTCACCTGATTGGTTTGAAAGAGATGACCAGAGAGCAGATTGAACGGCTGCTGGACAGAGCGGCGTACTGGGCGGATCGCCCGGGAGAGCAGGCGGACATCCTGCGCGGACGCTTTGTCGCCAACCTGTTTTTCGAGGCCAGCACCCGGACGCGCTTCTCCTTTGAAGTCGCCCAAAAGCGGCTGGGGGCACACGTGTTAAACTTCATACCGGAAACCTCCTCGGCAGTGAAGGGCGAGACGGTCTACGACACGATCCGCACGCTGGAAGCGATGGGGGTGGAGGCAGCCGTTATCCGCACCAAAAAAGAAGGGCTCCTGCAAGAGCTGGCTGCAAGCGTGGACCTGCGCCTCATCAATGCGGGCGACGGCACGAATGAGCACCCAACCCAGTGCCTGCTTGATCTGTTGACCATGAAGCAGCAATTTGGCCGACTAGAGGGGCTGACGGTGTCGATCATCGGCGACCTGCGCCACAGCCGGGTGCTGGGCTCGCATCTGCACGCACTGCCCAAGCTGGGCGTGAAGCTGCTCCTCTCCGGGCCGGCGAGCATGATGCCGCAGCCCGCGCAAATTCCAAGCGGGGTGAAGGTCGTCGGGATGGACGAAGCGGTCCAGACGGCGGATGTCGTCATGATGCTGCGCGTCCAGCTCGAGCGTCACACCGAGTCGCTGTACATTTCCAAGGAAGAGTACCACCAGGCTCACGGCTTGACGCTGGAGCGGGCAAGATCGATGAAGCCAGGCGCGGTTATCATGCACCCGGCACCAGTCAACCGCGGAGTCGAAATCCATACGGATCTGGTCGAAAGTGCAACCTCCTTGATCCAAAAGCAAGTGACCAATGGCGTGGCAACGAGAATGGCAGTGCTAGAAACTCTACTGAAAGGGAGCGAAGGACAATGGGAACCATCCTTGGCAACGGCAAACTACTAA
- a CDS encoding solute carrier family 23 protein, translating into MSRNSFIDVHETPELKKLLPLSIQHLFAMFGSTVLVPILTGLDPATALFTSGIGTLLFLWITKGKIPNYLGSSFAFIGPIIAVTASHGVGTALLGCFLSGLVYIIVAAIVKQAGVKWIDKVLPPVVIASVIVVIGLSLAGVAVDMATKVTVDGQSQLSLTSIEISLVTMIVTILAAVLLRGFLGLIPILIGIIAGYVYTLLRHPDLIDLQKVAEAPWLVGFGAMFTTHFKFGEITAVMGNPSAWVAALVIAPVAFVTLAEHLGHLLVTSKVMDRDLMKDPGLHRSLLGDGIATSLAAFIGGPPATTYGENIGVLAITRVFSRVVIGLAAVLAILFAFIGKISTLLMSIPTPVLGGVSIILFGIIAAQGLRMYVENKVDFANKRNMVLAAAILVTGIGGYKISFAGTGIPFLNDLTIDNIAFATFLGIILHVILPGKESAMGEAQNEQA; encoded by the coding sequence ATGAGCCGGAATTCTTTCATCGATGTTCACGAAACACCCGAACTGAAAAAGCTGTTGCCATTATCCATCCAGCATTTATTCGCCATGTTTGGCTCGACGGTGCTCGTACCGATCCTGACCGGACTGGATCCAGCCACAGCACTGTTTACAAGCGGGATCGGTACCCTCTTGTTCCTGTGGATTACAAAAGGGAAGATTCCCAACTACCTGGGCTCCTCATTCGCCTTCATCGGACCGATCATCGCGGTGACCGCCTCCCATGGCGTAGGGACCGCCTTGCTCGGGTGCTTTCTCTCCGGTCTGGTCTACATCATCGTGGCGGCCATCGTCAAACAGGCCGGTGTCAAATGGATCGATAAAGTACTGCCACCGGTGGTCATCGCATCTGTCATCGTCGTCATCGGGCTGAGCCTCGCCGGTGTGGCCGTAGACATGGCGACAAAGGTAACGGTAGACGGACAATCGCAGCTGTCCTTGACCTCGATCGAAATTTCCCTGGTGACCATGATCGTCACCATTCTGGCAGCAGTTCTTCTGCGAGGCTTCCTGGGTCTGATCCCGATCCTGATCGGCATCATCGCAGGCTATGTCTACACCCTGCTGCGCCACCCGGACTTGATCGACCTTCAGAAGGTAGCGGAAGCGCCGTGGCTAGTCGGTTTTGGAGCGATGTTCACCACGCACTTCAAGTTTGGCGAAATCACAGCAGTCATGGGAAATCCCTCGGCATGGGTAGCGGCACTGGTGATCGCGCCAGTCGCGTTCGTTACGCTGGCCGAGCATCTGGGGCACCTGCTGGTCACGAGCAAAGTCATGGACCGCGATCTGATGAAAGATCCCGGGCTGCACCGCAGCTTGCTCGGCGACGGGATCGCCACCTCGCTCGCGGCTTTCATCGGCGGGCCGCCTGCGACTACGTACGGCGAAAACATCGGCGTACTGGCGATCACCCGGGTATTCAGCCGCGTGGTTATCGGTCTGGCTGCCGTCCTGGCCATTCTGTTCGCCTTCATCGGAAAAATCAGCACGCTCCTCATGAGCATCCCAACGCCGGTGTTGGGCGGCGTCTCCATCATCCTGTTCGGGATCATCGCGGCCCAAGGTCTGCGGATGTACGTGGAGAACAAAGTGGACTTTGCCAACAAGCGCAACATGGTGCTCGCGGCAGCCATTCTCGTGACGGGCATCGGCGGGTACAAAATCAGCTTCGCAGGCACAGGCATTCCTTTCCTGAATGATCTGACCATCGACAATATTGCGTTCGCCACCTTCCTCGGGATCATCCTGCACGTCATTCTGCCGGGCAAGGAATCCGCGATGGGCGAAGCGCAAAACGAACAAGCATAA
- the pyrR gene encoding bifunctional pyr operon transcriptional regulator/uracil phosphoribosyltransferase PyrR, with translation MINKSVIMDEAAIRRALTRIAHEIIERNKGVEDCIIVGIKTRGIYLAQRLVERIELIENVKVPVGELDITFYRDDLQHKSEDAVLQGSQLPEQITGKTVILVDDVLYTGRTVRAALDALIDSGRPRMIQLAVLVDRGHRELPIRPDFVGKNVPTARTEIVDVQLAEVDMMDIVSIRQLL, from the coding sequence ATGATCAACAAAAGTGTCATCATGGATGAAGCGGCGATTCGCCGCGCGCTCACACGGATCGCTCACGAAATCATCGAGCGAAACAAGGGTGTGGAAGACTGCATCATCGTCGGCATCAAGACGCGGGGGATTTACCTCGCACAGCGCCTGGTGGAGCGGATCGAACTGATCGAGAACGTGAAGGTGCCGGTCGGCGAGCTGGACATCACGTTTTATCGGGACGATTTGCAGCACAAATCGGAGGATGCGGTTCTGCAAGGCTCGCAGCTGCCGGAACAGATCACGGGCAAGACGGTCATCCTGGTGGATGACGTGCTCTACACCGGGCGTACGGTGCGGGCTGCACTGGACGCTCTCATCGACAGCGGACGGCCGCGCATGATCCAGCTGGCAGTGCTCGTAGATCGCGGACATCGCGAGCTGCCGATTCGGCCGGACTTCGTCGGAAAAAACGTTCCGACCGCACGAACGGAAATTGTAGATGTGCAACTGGCAGAAGTGGACATGATGGATATCGTATCCATCCGCCAGCTTCTCTGA
- a CDS encoding RluA family pseudouridine synthase codes for MNDTQLFERYDWTADSTDISERIDKYITLQNEDWSRSQVQAWIKEGRVTVNGEAVKSNYKLQADDEVTLRVPPPKEMAIKPESMPLDIVYEDADVVVVNKPRGLVVHPAPGHYSGTLVNGLLAHCKDLSGINGVLRPGIVHRIDKDTSGLLMVAKNDKAHMGLAEQLKEHTVNRKYVAIVHGVIPHEMGTIDAPIGRDPKNRQQMAVVFENSKPAVTHFIVLDRFKEYTLVELKLETGRTHQIRVHMKYIGYPLAGDPKYGPKNTLELGGQALHAKTLGFVHPRTGEHLEFEAPLPQDMVDVISLLKQS; via the coding sequence ATGAACGACACGCAATTGTTTGAACGTTACGATTGGACGGCTGATTCCACGGACATCAGCGAACGGATCGACAAATACATTACGTTGCAAAATGAAGACTGGTCCCGGTCGCAGGTACAGGCATGGATCAAGGAAGGACGGGTAACCGTCAACGGGGAAGCCGTAAAGAGCAACTACAAGCTGCAAGCGGATGACGAGGTGACTTTGCGGGTGCCGCCGCCGAAAGAAATGGCGATCAAGCCCGAGTCGATGCCTTTGGATATCGTGTACGAAGACGCGGATGTCGTCGTGGTCAACAAGCCGCGCGGGCTGGTCGTGCATCCAGCACCGGGACATTACAGCGGGACGCTGGTCAACGGCCTCCTCGCCCACTGCAAAGATTTGTCGGGGATCAACGGCGTGCTTCGTCCGGGCATCGTGCACCGGATCGACAAGGATACGTCCGGTCTTTTGATGGTCGCCAAAAACGACAAGGCGCACATGGGGCTGGCCGAACAATTGAAGGAGCACACCGTCAACCGCAAGTACGTGGCGATCGTGCACGGTGTGATTCCGCACGAAATGGGCACGATCGATGCCCCTATTGGACGCGATCCGAAGAACCGCCAGCAGATGGCGGTCGTCTTTGAGAACAGCAAGCCGGCGGTGACGCACTTCATCGTCCTCGATCGCTTCAAGGAGTACACGTTGGTAGAGCTCAAGCTGGAGACGGGGCGTACTCATCAAATCCGCGTGCACATGAAGTACATCGGGTATCCGCTGGCGGGCGATCCCAAATACGGTCCGAAAAACACGCTGGAGCTTGGCGGTCAGGCCTTGCACGCCAAGACGCTCGGGTTCGTGCATCCGCGGACAGGGGAGCACCTGGAATTTGAAGCGCCGCTGCCGCAGGACATGGTCGATGTCATTTCATTGCTCAAACAATCGTAG
- a CDS encoding VOC family protein — MLKKLAHLTLYVRDCEEALRFYTEKLGFEKRMDSRMDNGSRWLTIGLPDQELEIVLHDPTHWHREDVAEQMLAQVGKNPMWVWHTDDLHGTYEVFRQRGVTFLSEPRDVMYGTEAVFTDLYGNPYLLLQPASV, encoded by the coding sequence ATGTTAAAAAAATTGGCGCATCTGACGTTGTATGTGCGCGATTGCGAAGAGGCGCTGCGCTTTTACACGGAAAAGCTCGGATTTGAAAAGCGGATGGACTCGCGGATGGACAACGGTTCGCGCTGGCTGACGATCGGGCTGCCGGATCAGGAGCTGGAAATCGTCCTCCACGATCCGACGCATTGGCACAGGGAAGACGTGGCCGAGCAAATGCTCGCACAGGTCGGGAAAAACCCGATGTGGGTGTGGCATACGGACGACCTCCATGGAACGTATGAGGTGTTCCGCCAGAGAGGCGTGACGTTCTTGTCCGAGCCTCGCGATGTGATGTACGGGACCGAGGCGGTATTTACCGATCTTTACGGAAATCCATATTTGCTTCTTCAGCCTGCATCTGTGTAG